A single window of Ananas comosus cultivar F153 linkage group 19, ASM154086v1, whole genome shotgun sequence DNA harbors:
- the LOC109725133 gene encoding uncharacterized protein LOC109725133 isoform X1 translates to MSTGAPKVRSINVAESEARPILGPGGNKARSSSIPRKHSPKLNKAEEKKSSSFCSCASTGRIGRPSFTARRRPSSARSDSKVLAKLEKVVPDGVSVPLVEISTVKRRCSWVTPYTGKHHTNPYVRILFRGEERKTKCIKKKRDPRWEEEFQFMCKEPPTN, encoded by the exons ATGTCGACGGGAGCTCCGAAGGTGCGGTCCATTAATGTCGCGGAATCGGAGGCGAGGCCGATCCTCGGACCTGGGGGGAACAAGGCGAGATCATCTTCTATACCTCGGAAGCATTCCCCGAAGTTGAACAAGGCGGAGGAGAAGAAGTCCTCTTCGTTCTGTAGCTGTGCCTCAACGGGGAGGATCGGGAGGCCGAGCTTCACGGCCCGGCGGAGGCCGAGCTCCGCTAGGTCGGATAGTAAAGTCCTGGCTAAGCTGGAGAAAGTTGTTCCCGATGGTGTGTCTGTGCCTCTGGTGGAGATCTCGACGGTGAAGAGGAGGTGTTCTTGGGTTACTCCATATACTG GAAAGCATCATACTAATCCGTATGTGAGAATCCTTTtcagaggagaagagagaaagaccAAG TgcattaagaaaaaaagagatccACGTTGGGAAGAGGAGTTTCAGTTCATGTGCAAAGAGCCACCTACTAATTAA
- the LOC109725133 gene encoding uncharacterized protein LOC109725133 isoform X2, translating into MSTGAPKVRSINVAESEARPILGPGGNKARSSSIPRKHSPKLNKAEEKKSSSFCSCASTGRIGRPSFTARRRPSSARSDSKVLAKLEKVVPDGVSVPLVEISTVKRRCSWVTPYTDMAIRRGRTGATW; encoded by the exons ATGTCGACGGGAGCTCCGAAGGTGCGGTCCATTAATGTCGCGGAATCGGAGGCGAGGCCGATCCTCGGACCTGGGGGGAACAAGGCGAGATCATCTTCTATACCTCGGAAGCATTCCCCGAAGTTGAACAAGGCGGAGGAGAAGAAGTCCTCTTCGTTCTGTAGCTGTGCCTCAACGGGGAGGATCGGGAGGCCGAGCTTCACGGCCCGGCGGAGGCCGAGCTCCGCTAGGTCGGATAGTAAAGTCCTGGCTAAGCTGGAGAAAGTTGTTCCCGATGGTGTGTCTGTGCCTCTGGTGGAGATCTCGACGGTGAAGAGGAGGTGTTCTTGGGTTACTCCATATACTG ATATGGCTATACGTCGTGGTCGTACCGGAGCAACATGGTAG